The Ictalurus punctatus breed USDA103 chromosome 9, Coco_2.0, whole genome shotgun sequence genome contains a region encoding:
- the evla gene encoding enah/Vasp-like a isoform X5 yields MLGPPFSPGPVRLVSSTAIKLSSPAGQRQNGPTTDETESQRRQMMEQHQMQIERERRTSGSAVSTLQFKVSGSQSNTSPTEYRQFRANTLPSHTRFAPSPSSSPSSSSSSQERENISYMKDSSQKKAQQFSQLSTSLASAFSPVQPGGTLPSRNVRQIPLSPPTSCQSDPKDTTWTSAQIYHPNSSSLQPVIPLNQLVHPTTSTQFDANSQLEHYYPCQTPFIKSASGPPPLPQYCNPELSYPSHCKDIPLPAHIGQCVQGHAHQPQFAASFIPHPSSENTAFSCSSVSLETTSPAVSQTATAPSTGPPIPPGHPSMLSSTPPLHPPAPAPMAGPPAPPPPPGPPPPAAATPPNPPPLPAPSGLAAALAGAKLRKVQRPEESSAGLGSAKNDASRSSGGSGGGGEGLMQEMNALLARRRKASEKPEDSQNEESNGSPASRGSDALKKPWERANSSDKSSAGSRLRAVGSTTDGESGDFDRMKQEILEEVVRELHKVKDEIIDAIRRELTRMGAT; encoded by the exons ATGCTAGGACCGCCATTCTCGCCGGGGCCAGTGCGACTGGTGAGCTCCACTGCTATAAAACTCAGCA GTCCAGCTGGTCAACGGCAGAATGGACCAACAACGGATGAAACAGAATCACAGAGGAG GCAGATGATGGAGCAGCATCAGATGCAAATTGAAAGGGAGCGGCGGACATCTGGCTCGGCAG TTTCCACCCTGCAGTTTAAAGTATCTGGCTCTCAGTCCAACACGTCTCCAACAGAATACAGGCAGTTTCGTGCCAATACACTCCCCTCCCACACCCGCTTTGCCCCCTCCCCATCTTCCTCCCCcagctcctcctcttcctcacagGAGCGTGAGAACATCTCTTACATGAAGGACTCATCTCAGAAAAAGGCTCAGCAGTTTTCACAGCTCTCCACCTCCCTGGCTTCGGCCTTCTCTCCCGTGCAGCCAGGGGGCACTCTGCCTTCTCGAAATGTGCGTCagatccctctctctccccctacAAGCTGTCAGTCTGACCCCAAAGACACCACCTGGACCTCTGCTCAAATCTATCACCCAAATAGCTCTTCACTCCAGCCAGTCATACCTCTTAACCAGCTTGTACATCCCACTACCTCCACCCAGTTTGATGCTAACAGCCAGTTAGAGCACTACTACCCCTGTCAAACCCCTTTCATCAAGTCTGCCTCAGGGCCCCCTCCTCTCCCACAATACTGTAATCCTGAGCTCTCCTACCCTTCCCACTGCAAGGATATCCCCCTTCCTGCTCACATTGGTCAGTGTGTTCAAGGCCATGCCCACCAGCCCCAGTTTGCTGCCTCTTTCATCCCTCACCCCTCCAGTGAAAACACGGCTTTCTCTTGTAGCTCTGTGTCACTCGAGACCACATCCCCTGCTGTTTCTCAGACTGCCACGGCACCCAGCA CAGGCCCTCCCATCCCTCCAGGACATCCCTCCATGCTCTCATCCACTCCCCCACTCCACCCCCCTGCTCCTGCCCCCATGGCAGGTCCTCCagctcctccacctccacctggACCTCCTCCCCCAGCTGCTGCAACACCTCCTAACCCCCCTCCTCTCCCAGCTCCATCAGGCTTGGCTGCAGCTCTGGCTGGAGCCAAACTGCGCAAAGTACAGCGG CCTGAGGAGAGCTCTGCAGGGTTGGGCAGTGCCAAGAACGATGCGAGCCGCTCCAGTGGAGGcagcggaggaggaggagagggccTCATGCAAGAAATGAATGCCCTCCTAGCACGAAG GAGGAAAGCTTCCGAAAAACCCGAAGACAGTCAAAAT GAAGAGTCCAACGGCTCGCCAGCCTCACGTGGCTCAG ATGCTCTTAAAAAGCCGTGGGAGCGAGCAAATTCTTCAGACAAATCCTCTGCTGGATCAAG GTTGAGAGCTGTTGGCAGCACCACTGACGGAGAATCAGGAGACTTCGACAGAATGAAACAG GAGATCTTGGAGGAGGTTGTGCGTGAACTGCATAAAGTCAAAGATGAGATCATAGATG ccATTAGAAGAGAACTCACTAGGATGGGTGCTACATAG
- the evla gene encoding enah/Vasp-like a isoform X4 — translation MLGPPFSPGPVRLVSSTAIKLSTGPAGQRQNGPTTDETESQRRQMMEQHQMQIERERRTSGSAVSTLQFKVSGSQSNTSPTEYRQFRANTLPSHTRFAPSPSSSPSSSSSSQERENISYMKDSSQKKAQQFSQLSTSLASAFSPVQPGGTLPSRNVRQIPLSPPTSCQSDPKDTTWTSAQIYHPNSSSLQPVIPLNQLVHPTTSTQFDANSQLEHYYPCQTPFIKSASGPPPLPQYCNPELSYPSHCKDIPLPAHIGQCVQGHAHQPQFAASFIPHPSSENTAFSCSSVSLETTSPAVSQTATAPSTGPPIPPGHPSMLSSTPPLHPPAPAPMAGPPAPPPPPGPPPPAAATPPNPPPLPAPSGLAAALAGAKLRKVQRPEESSAGLGSAKNDASRSSGGSGGGGEGLMQEMNALLARRRKASEKPEDSQNEESNGSPASRGSDALKKPWERANSSDKSSAGSRLRAVGSTTDGESGDFDRMKQEILEEVVRELHKVKDEIIDAIRRELTRMGAT, via the exons ATGCTAGGACCGCCATTCTCGCCGGGGCCAGTGCGACTGGTGAGCTCCACTGCTATAAAACTCAGCA CAGGTCCAGCTGGTCAACGGCAGAATGGACCAACAACGGATGAAACAGAATCACAGAGGAG GCAGATGATGGAGCAGCATCAGATGCAAATTGAAAGGGAGCGGCGGACATCTGGCTCGGCAG TTTCCACCCTGCAGTTTAAAGTATCTGGCTCTCAGTCCAACACGTCTCCAACAGAATACAGGCAGTTTCGTGCCAATACACTCCCCTCCCACACCCGCTTTGCCCCCTCCCCATCTTCCTCCCCcagctcctcctcttcctcacagGAGCGTGAGAACATCTCTTACATGAAGGACTCATCTCAGAAAAAGGCTCAGCAGTTTTCACAGCTCTCCACCTCCCTGGCTTCGGCCTTCTCTCCCGTGCAGCCAGGGGGCACTCTGCCTTCTCGAAATGTGCGTCagatccctctctctccccctacAAGCTGTCAGTCTGACCCCAAAGACACCACCTGGACCTCTGCTCAAATCTATCACCCAAATAGCTCTTCACTCCAGCCAGTCATACCTCTTAACCAGCTTGTACATCCCACTACCTCCACCCAGTTTGATGCTAACAGCCAGTTAGAGCACTACTACCCCTGTCAAACCCCTTTCATCAAGTCTGCCTCAGGGCCCCCTCCTCTCCCACAATACTGTAATCCTGAGCTCTCCTACCCTTCCCACTGCAAGGATATCCCCCTTCCTGCTCACATTGGTCAGTGTGTTCAAGGCCATGCCCACCAGCCCCAGTTTGCTGCCTCTTTCATCCCTCACCCCTCCAGTGAAAACACGGCTTTCTCTTGTAGCTCTGTGTCACTCGAGACCACATCCCCTGCTGTTTCTCAGACTGCCACGGCACCCAGCA CAGGCCCTCCCATCCCTCCAGGACATCCCTCCATGCTCTCATCCACTCCCCCACTCCACCCCCCTGCTCCTGCCCCCATGGCAGGTCCTCCagctcctccacctccacctggACCTCCTCCCCCAGCTGCTGCAACACCTCCTAACCCCCCTCCTCTCCCAGCTCCATCAGGCTTGGCTGCAGCTCTGGCTGGAGCCAAACTGCGCAAAGTACAGCGG CCTGAGGAGAGCTCTGCAGGGTTGGGCAGTGCCAAGAACGATGCGAGCCGCTCCAGTGGAGGcagcggaggaggaggagagggccTCATGCAAGAAATGAATGCCCTCCTAGCACGAAG GAGGAAAGCTTCCGAAAAACCCGAAGACAGTCAAAAT GAAGAGTCCAACGGCTCGCCAGCCTCACGTGGCTCAG ATGCTCTTAAAAAGCCGTGGGAGCGAGCAAATTCTTCAGACAAATCCTCTGCTGGATCAAG GTTGAGAGCTGTTGGCAGCACCACTGACGGAGAATCAGGAGACTTCGACAGAATGAAACAG GAGATCTTGGAGGAGGTTGTGCGTGAACTGCATAAAGTCAAAGATGAGATCATAGATG ccATTAGAAGAGAACTCACTAGGATGGGTGCTACATAG
- the evla gene encoding enah/Vasp-like a isoform X6: MMEQHQMQIERERRTSGSAVSTLQFKVSGSQSNTSPTEYRQFRANTLPSHTRFAPSPSSSPSSSSSSQERENISYMKDSSQKKAQQFSQLSTSLASAFSPVQPGGTLPSRNVRQIPLSPPTSCQSDPKDTTWTSAQIYHPNSSSLQPVIPLNQLVHPTTSTQFDANSQLEHYYPCQTPFIKSASGPPPLPQYCNPELSYPSHCKDIPLPAHIGQCVQGHAHQPQFAASFIPHPSSENTAFSCSSVSLETTSPAVSQTATAPSTGPPIPPGHPSMLSSTPPLHPPAPAPMAGPPAPPPPPGPPPPAAATPPNPPPLPAPSGLAAALAGAKLRKVQRPEESSAGLGSAKNDASRSSGGSGGGGEGLMQEMNALLARRRKASEKPEDSQNEESNGSPASRGSDALKKPWERANSSDKSSAGSRLRAVGSTTDGESGDFDRMKQEILEEVVRELHKVKDEIIDAIRRELTRMGAT, translated from the exons ATGATGGAGCAGCATCAGATGCAAATTGAAAGGGAGCGGCGGACATCTGGCTCGGCAG TTTCCACCCTGCAGTTTAAAGTATCTGGCTCTCAGTCCAACACGTCTCCAACAGAATACAGGCAGTTTCGTGCCAATACACTCCCCTCCCACACCCGCTTTGCCCCCTCCCCATCTTCCTCCCCcagctcctcctcttcctcacagGAGCGTGAGAACATCTCTTACATGAAGGACTCATCTCAGAAAAAGGCTCAGCAGTTTTCACAGCTCTCCACCTCCCTGGCTTCGGCCTTCTCTCCCGTGCAGCCAGGGGGCACTCTGCCTTCTCGAAATGTGCGTCagatccctctctctccccctacAAGCTGTCAGTCTGACCCCAAAGACACCACCTGGACCTCTGCTCAAATCTATCACCCAAATAGCTCTTCACTCCAGCCAGTCATACCTCTTAACCAGCTTGTACATCCCACTACCTCCACCCAGTTTGATGCTAACAGCCAGTTAGAGCACTACTACCCCTGTCAAACCCCTTTCATCAAGTCTGCCTCAGGGCCCCCTCCTCTCCCACAATACTGTAATCCTGAGCTCTCCTACCCTTCCCACTGCAAGGATATCCCCCTTCCTGCTCACATTGGTCAGTGTGTTCAAGGCCATGCCCACCAGCCCCAGTTTGCTGCCTCTTTCATCCCTCACCCCTCCAGTGAAAACACGGCTTTCTCTTGTAGCTCTGTGTCACTCGAGACCACATCCCCTGCTGTTTCTCAGACTGCCACGGCACCCAGCA CAGGCCCTCCCATCCCTCCAGGACATCCCTCCATGCTCTCATCCACTCCCCCACTCCACCCCCCTGCTCCTGCCCCCATGGCAGGTCCTCCagctcctccacctccacctggACCTCCTCCCCCAGCTGCTGCAACACCTCCTAACCCCCCTCCTCTCCCAGCTCCATCAGGCTTGGCTGCAGCTCTGGCTGGAGCCAAACTGCGCAAAGTACAGCGG CCTGAGGAGAGCTCTGCAGGGTTGGGCAGTGCCAAGAACGATGCGAGCCGCTCCAGTGGAGGcagcggaggaggaggagagggccTCATGCAAGAAATGAATGCCCTCCTAGCACGAAG GAGGAAAGCTTCCGAAAAACCCGAAGACAGTCAAAAT GAAGAGTCCAACGGCTCGCCAGCCTCACGTGGCTCAG ATGCTCTTAAAAAGCCGTGGGAGCGAGCAAATTCTTCAGACAAATCCTCTGCTGGATCAAG GTTGAGAGCTGTTGGCAGCACCACTGACGGAGAATCAGGAGACTTCGACAGAATGAAACAG GAGATCTTGGAGGAGGTTGTGCGTGAACTGCATAAAGTCAAAGATGAGATCATAGATG ccATTAGAAGAGAACTCACTAGGATGGGTGCTACATAG